Proteins encoded in a region of the Benincasa hispida cultivar B227 chromosome 2, ASM972705v1, whole genome shotgun sequence genome:
- the LOC120071678 gene encoding uncharacterized protein LOC120071678 isoform X2 has protein sequence MMVYWFNYHRGSPCELPLTLMIQVPIRSTWPFRKTQVSSIQYAECSSEDPLKNGVLTVQTIRNNIMASTLLATTAITLSSLIGVFVSSSSDMSNAKLHLIYGNKSALCTSIKYFSILLCFLIAFLCNVQSIRYYAHVSFLATVPTWRDQKESIQYVARNLNRGSHFWSVGLRAFYFSFPLFLWIFGPIPMFACCCIMLCILYFLDTTTSFTRHLHSRSLKEDQEVDLESPRQAS, from the exons ATGATGGTTTACTGGTTTAATTATCATAGAGGATCTCCCTGTGAACTGCCACTAACTTTAATGATACAAGTTCCAATCAGGTCAACCTGGCCATTTAGAAAAACTCAGGTTTCCAGTATTCAGTATGCAGAGTGCTCCAGTGAA GATCCATTGAAGAATGGTGTTTTAACCGTTCAGACAATACGAAACAACATAATGGCATCTACACTTTTAGCAACAACAGCAATAACTCTCAGTTCGTTAATTGGTGTTTTCGTGAGCAGCTCATCAGACATGAGTAATGCAAAATTGCATCTAATTTATGGCAACAAGTCTGCCCTTTGTACTTCAATCAAGTACTTCTCAATCTTGCTGTGCTTCCTTATTGCTTTTCTATGCAATGTGCAGTCAATAAGATATTATGCTCATGTAAGTTTCTTGGCCACTGTTCCTACATGGAGAGATCAAAAAGAGTCTATTCAGTATGTTGCCAGAAACTTGAATCGAGGTAGCCACTTCTGGTCCGTTGGATTGCGGGCATTCTACTTCTCATTCCCTCTCTTTCTCTGGATTTTTGGGCCAATTCCTATGTTTGCTTGTTGCTGTATTATGTTATGTATTCTTTATTTCTTGGACACAACTACCAGTTTTACGCGGCATCTCCACAGTCGTTCATTGAAGGAGGACCAGGAAGTTGATCTGGAATCGCCTCGTCAAGCATCGTAA
- the LOC120071678 gene encoding uncharacterized protein LOC120071678 isoform X1, with translation MEEAAIDFLLVPLGLCLLAIYHLWFVLTIYRNPRRTVIGLNAESRRQWVFCMMTDPLKNGVLTVQTIRNNIMASTLLATTAITLSSLIGVFVSSSSDMSNAKLHLIYGNKSALCTSIKYFSILLCFLIAFLCNVQSIRYYAHVSFLATVPTWRDQKESIQYVARNLNRGSHFWSVGLRAFYFSFPLFLWIFGPIPMFACCCIMLCILYFLDTTTSFTRHLHSRSLKEDQEVDLESPRQAS, from the exons ATGGAGGAGGCTGCCATTGACTTCCTGCTGGTGCCTTTAGGTCTCTGTTTGTTGGCCATCTATCACTTATGGTTTGTTCTTACCATATATCGGAATCCCAGACGGACGGTCATTGGCCTGAACGCCGAGTCCCGCCGCCAATGGGTGTTTTGCATGATGACT GATCCATTGAAGAATGGTGTTTTAACCGTTCAGACAATACGAAACAACATAATGGCATCTACACTTTTAGCAACAACAGCAATAACTCTCAGTTCGTTAATTGGTGTTTTCGTGAGCAGCTCATCAGACATGAGTAATGCAAAATTGCATCTAATTTATGGCAACAAGTCTGCCCTTTGTACTTCAATCAAGTACTTCTCAATCTTGCTGTGCTTCCTTATTGCTTTTCTATGCAATGTGCAGTCAATAAGATATTATGCTCATGTAAGTTTCTTGGCCACTGTTCCTACATGGAGAGATCAAAAAGAGTCTATTCAGTATGTTGCCAGAAACTTGAATCGAGGTAGCCACTTCTGGTCCGTTGGATTGCGGGCATTCTACTTCTCATTCCCTCTCTTTCTCTGGATTTTTGGGCCAATTCCTATGTTTGCTTGTTGCTGTATTATGTTATGTATTCTTTATTTCTTGGACACAACTACCAGTTTTACGCGGCATCTCCACAGTCGTTCATTGAAGGAGGACCAGGAAGTTGATCTGGAATCGCCTCGTCAAGCATCGTAA
- the LOC120071678 gene encoding uncharacterized protein LOC120071678 isoform X3 produces MFLSPFVTCRVVWKRDPLKNGVLTVQTIRNNIMASTLLATTAITLSSLIGVFVSSSSDMSNAKLHLIYGNKSALCTSIKYFSILLCFLIAFLCNVQSIRYYAHVSFLATVPTWRDQKESIQYVARNLNRGSHFWSVGLRAFYFSFPLFLWIFGPIPMFACCCIMLCILYFLDTTTSFTRHLHSRSLKEDQEVDLESPRQAS; encoded by the exons ATGTTTTTATCTCCTTTTGTGACGTGCAGAGTAGTATGGAAGAGA GATCCATTGAAGAATGGTGTTTTAACCGTTCAGACAATACGAAACAACATAATGGCATCTACACTTTTAGCAACAACAGCAATAACTCTCAGTTCGTTAATTGGTGTTTTCGTGAGCAGCTCATCAGACATGAGTAATGCAAAATTGCATCTAATTTATGGCAACAAGTCTGCCCTTTGTACTTCAATCAAGTACTTCTCAATCTTGCTGTGCTTCCTTATTGCTTTTCTATGCAATGTGCAGTCAATAAGATATTATGCTCATGTAAGTTTCTTGGCCACTGTTCCTACATGGAGAGATCAAAAAGAGTCTATTCAGTATGTTGCCAGAAACTTGAATCGAGGTAGCCACTTCTGGTCCGTTGGATTGCGGGCATTCTACTTCTCATTCCCTCTCTTTCTCTGGATTTTTGGGCCAATTCCTATGTTTGCTTGTTGCTGTATTATGTTATGTATTCTTTATTTCTTGGACACAACTACCAGTTTTACGCGGCATCTCCACAGTCGTTCATTGAAGGAGGACCAGGAAGTTGATCTGGAATCGCCTCGTCAAGCATCGTAA